In Sulfitobacter sp. M39, the following proteins share a genomic window:
- a CDS encoding MlaA family lipoprotein yields MFKATTLSTSLRALVGVTLVAGLAACSGASRPQPAGVNDPHEAGNRKVHAFNQKIGGSGKPNRVLGAVPIEFQTVVHNVSENLSMPQAAVNSALQADVAGFGLSTYRFLVNSTLGMGGLFDVASEFKVPEHDTDFGETLYVWGVGEGPYIELPLIGPSTRRDTTGRVVDLFTNPLSYTLDSPESYVGTVTGYADSAFEKNRRIVNGKQVPISASGDSYAQARQDYLQKRRADLARPTSIAATTGPRMVD; encoded by the coding sequence ATGTTCAAGGCCACGACCCTCTCCACATCGCTGCGCGCCCTTGTGGGTGTCACTTTGGTTGCAGGTCTTGCCGCCTGTAGCGGTGCATCGCGACCCCAGCCCGCAGGGGTCAATGACCCGCACGAGGCCGGTAACCGCAAGGTGCATGCCTTCAATCAAAAGATCGGCGGATCGGGCAAACCCAACCGCGTGCTGGGGGCGGTACCGATCGAATTCCAGACGGTCGTGCATAACGTCTCCGAGAACCTGTCGATGCCGCAAGCTGCCGTCAACAGCGCCTTGCAGGCGGATGTCGCGGGCTTTGGCCTGTCGACCTACCGCTTCTTGGTAAACAGCACGCTTGGGATGGGCGGCCTGTTCGACGTCGCGAGCGAATTCAAAGTGCCCGAGCATGATACCGACTTTGGCGAAACGCTATATGTCTGGGGTGTGGGCGAAGGCCCGTATATCGAACTGCCCCTGATCGGCCCGTCCACCCGTCGCGACACCACCGGCCGCGTCGTGGACCTGTTCACCAACCCGCTGTCCTATACGCTTGATAGCCCCGAAAGCTATGTCGGCACCGTCACCGGTTATGCCGATAGCGCATTCGAGAAAAACCGCCGCATCGTGAATGGCAAGCAAGTGCCAATCTCCGCATCGGGCGACAGCTATGCCCAAGCCCGTCAGGACTATCTGCAAAAGCGCCGTGCCGATCTGGCGCGCCCCACCAGCATCGCCGCCACCACCGGCCCGCGCATGGTTGACTAA
- a CDS encoding RidA family protein, with translation MSITSRLNDLGVTLPDAPAPAANYVPFVKTGNTVYVSGQISNGPDGFITGKLGADMDVAAGAEAAKTCAISLLAQVKAACDGDIERLKRVVKLTAFVNSTADFTDQPKVVNGASDFLVEALGDAGRHARSAVSAASLPLGVAVEIEGIFEIE, from the coding sequence ATGAGCATCACCAGCCGTCTGAACGATCTTGGCGTCACCCTGCCTGACGCACCTGCCCCTGCGGCGAACTATGTACCCTTCGTGAAAACCGGCAACACGGTCTATGTTTCGGGTCAAATCTCGAACGGGCCGGACGGGTTCATCACCGGAAAACTGGGCGCGGATATGGATGTCGCCGCGGGTGCCGAAGCCGCCAAGACCTGCGCGATCAGCTTGCTGGCGCAAGTCAAAGCCGCATGTGACGGCGATATCGAACGGCTCAAGCGGGTGGTGAAGCTGACGGCCTTTGTGAACTCCACCGCCGACTTCACCGACCAGCCCAAAGTGGTCAACGGGGCCTCTGACTTCCTTGTCGAAGCTTTGGGGGATGCGGGGCGTCACGCGCGCTCGGCGGTTTCTGCCGCGTCCTTGCCGCTGGGTGTCGCGGTCGAGATCGAAGGCATTTTCGAAATCGAATGA
- a CDS encoding glycerophosphodiester phosphodiesterase family protein: MTLPQTFYTTPIAHRGFHHRDTGRPENSFAAFQAAIDRGYGIELDVQLSRDGVALVFHDYALDRLTGQTGAIRQRDADDLCQITLTGGSDTIPTLPQVLELIAGRVPLLVEIKDQDGAMGTDIGPLEDAVAAALRDYAGDVAVMSFNPNSVARMADLLPDVPRGLVTSAYRYVEWPLPKATCDRLREIPDYHRTGACFISHEVDDLPRPRVAELREAGAMICCWTVRSLSVENGAREFAHNITFEGYDAPLQG, translated from the coding sequence ATGACCCTACCTCAGACGTTTTACACGACCCCTATTGCGCATCGCGGTTTTCATCACCGCGATACCGGTCGGCCCGAAAACAGCTTTGCCGCCTTTCAGGCCGCGATTGATCGGGGCTATGGCATCGAGCTTGACGTGCAACTGTCACGCGACGGTGTGGCGCTGGTGTTTCACGACTATGCGCTGGATCGGCTGACGGGGCAGACCGGTGCCATCCGGCAACGCGATGCGGATGACCTGTGCCAGATTACGCTCACCGGCGGCAGCGACACTATTCCCACCCTGCCGCAGGTGCTGGAACTGATCGCAGGACGCGTGCCGCTGCTGGTCGAGATCAAGGATCAGGACGGTGCAATGGGCACCGACATCGGGCCGCTGGAAGATGCGGTGGCAGCAGCCCTGCGCGACTATGCGGGTGATGTCGCTGTCATGTCGTTCAACCCCAACAGCGTTGCGCGCATGGCTGACCTGCTGCCGGATGTGCCGCGCGGTTTGGTGACCAGCGCCTATCGCTATGTCGAATGGCCGCTGCCCAAAGCCACCTGCGACCGCCTGCGCGAGATCCCCGATTACCACCGCACCGGCGCGTGTTTCATCAGCCACGAGGTCGACGATCTGCCCCGCCCCCGCGTGGCAGAGCTGCGCGAGGCAGGCGCGATGATCTGCTGCTGGACCGTGCGCAGTCTTTCAGTTGAAAACGGCGCACGCGAATTTGCGCATAATATCACCTTCGAAGGCTATGACGCGCCGCTGCAAGGTTGA
- a CDS encoding GNAT family N-acetyltransferase, protein MNARDVEIRIASRIAQIGQADWDACACPEASEGARPADPFTTFRFLSALEESGSVGPGTGWQPQYLSAAIDGQIIAVAPMYAKSHSQGEYIFDHSWAHAFERAGGRYYPKLQIAVPHTPATGRRFLTRPGFEETGTAALIQGAVQLTDSNGLSSLHITFCTQDEAAAAEQLGLLARKSQQFHWHNAGFEDFDGFLATLSSRKRKNIRKERQQAQAFGGEIEVFTGDDLQPEHWDAFWQFYQDTGARKWGTPYLTRAFFDIAQDQLRDDMALVLAKRDGAWVAGALNFIGADALYGRYWGCTEHHPFLHFELCYYQAIDIAIKLGLSTVEAGAQGEHKLARGYLPQATWSLHWMRDEGFMRAVEDYLVQERAAVDEEIDILTDYGPFKRVEVEEQE, encoded by the coding sequence ATGAACGCGCGCGACGTCGAAATCAGAATTGCCTCGCGCATCGCGCAAATCGGTCAGGCGGATTGGGATGCCTGTGCCTGCCCCGAAGCCTCTGAGGGCGCGCGCCCCGCCGACCCTTTCACCACCTTTCGTTTCCTTTCAGCGCTAGAGGAAAGCGGCAGCGTCGGCCCCGGTACGGGGTGGCAGCCGCAGTACCTCAGCGCTGCCATTGACGGTCAGATCATCGCGGTCGCGCCGATGTACGCCAAGTCACACAGTCAGGGTGAATACATCTTTGACCACAGCTGGGCCCATGCGTTTGAACGGGCGGGCGGGCGCTATTACCCCAAGCTACAGATCGCCGTCCCTCACACTCCCGCCACGGGCCGCCGTTTCCTGACCCGTCCGGGGTTTGAAGAGACAGGCACCGCAGCGCTCATCCAGGGGGCGGTCCAGCTGACCGATTCAAACGGGCTGTCGTCCTTGCACATTACCTTTTGTACCCAAGACGAAGCCGCCGCCGCAGAGCAACTGGGCCTGCTGGCCCGCAAAAGTCAGCAGTTCCACTGGCACAACGCGGGCTTCGAGGATTTCGACGGGTTCCTCGCCACGCTCAGCTCGCGCAAGCGCAAGAACATCCGCAAGGAACGTCAACAGGCACAGGCCTTTGGCGGAGAGATTGAGGTGTTTACCGGTGATGATCTGCAGCCCGAACATTGGGATGCCTTCTGGCAATTCTATCAGGACACAGGCGCGCGCAAATGGGGCACGCCCTATCTAACACGCGCATTTTTCGACATCGCCCAGGACCAGCTACGCGACGACATGGCACTGGTGCTGGCCAAGCGGGATGGTGCATGGGTGGCGGGCGCGCTGAACTTTATCGGTGCCGATGCGCTTTATGGGCGCTATTGGGGCTGCACTGAACATCATCCGTTCTTGCACTTTGAACTGTGCTATTATCAGGCCATCGATATCGCGATCAAACTGGGCCTCTCTACCGTCGAGGCAGGTGCGCAGGGGGAACACAAGCTCGCGCGCGGTTACCTGCCACAGGCGACGTGGTCGCTGCATTGGATGCGGGACGAGGGTTTTATGCGCGCTGTTGAAGACTATCTTGTACAGGAACGGGCAGCCGTTGACGAAGAGATAGATATTTTGACAGATTACGGCCCGTTCAAAAGGGTCGAGGTTGAGGAACAGGAATGA
- a CDS encoding 4a-hydroxytetrahydrobiopterin dehydratase, with amino-acid sequence MSERLSEETRKTVLAPLFSTGWAMVDDRDAIVKTFKFNDFADAFGWMTRAAIWAEKWNHHPEWENVYNKVIVTLTTHDVDGLSSLDAKLARKMDGLMGEVKAG; translated from the coding sequence ATGAGCGAAAGATTAAGCGAAGAGACGCGCAAAACCGTATTGGCACCCTTGTTCAGTACAGGCTGGGCCATGGTGGATGACCGCGACGCCATCGTCAAAACATTCAAGTTCAATGATTTCGCGGATGCTTTCGGCTGGATGACCCGCGCGGCGATCTGGGCCGAGAAATGGAACCACCATCCAGAGTGGGAGAACGTCTATAACAAGGTGATCGTCACCCTGACGACCCATGACGTGGATGGCCTAAGCTCGCTTGATGCCAAGCTGGCGCGCAAGATGGATGGATTGATGGGCGAGGTCAAAGCGGGCTAA
- a CDS encoding peroxiredoxin has translation MTISQGDTLPDATLVQMGPDGPQPVQMADKLKGRKVVVFAVPGAYTPTCDSAHVPSFVRTKDQFDAKGVNEIICVSCNDPFVMAAWGESTGATAAGITMLADANSAFTKAIGMEFSAEPAGLISRSKRYAMLVDDGKVTLFQAEVQPGVCDMSGGEALLDNM, from the coding sequence ATGACGATTTCCCAAGGCGACACGCTGCCCGATGCAACGCTGGTGCAAATGGGGCCGGACGGCCCGCAGCCTGTGCAGATGGCTGACAAGCTAAAGGGCCGCAAGGTCGTCGTCTTTGCCGTGCCCGGTGCCTATACGCCCACCTGCGATTCCGCCCATGTGCCCAGCTTTGTGCGCACCAAGGACCAGTTCGACGCCAAAGGCGTTAACGAGATCATCTGCGTGTCCTGTAATGACCCCTTTGTTATGGCCGCCTGGGGTGAATCGACAGGTGCGACGGCGGCTGGCATCACCATGCTCGCCGATGCCAACAGCGCCTTTACCAAAGCCATCGGTATGGAATTCTCGGCCGAGCCCGCAGGGCTGATCTCGCGCTCCAAACGCTATGCGATGCTGGTGGATGACGGCAAGGTCACGCTGTTCCAGGCCGAGGTCCAACCCGGTGTCTGCGATATGTCGGGCGGCGAGGCGCTGCTGGACAACATGTAA